ttttgaaaggtcgtgtgtcacaaaactcgcatactcgttcttcatttatcgttataagataatagtgcttagttgatttcttaacttgttcattaacgtgaacctttgttagaatcattagtgctttcttattagcgtaagttagtcactcgagtatttaacggtactcattgagttacaactagagttagttgtacgagttgggttagtaaatttgtaatccgtagaaaggtactaaatttattaatcgagaatagtggacgtaggtttcgacttgtgaaactgaaccacttcaaaaatccgtgtgtctcttcttgtttctttctttcgtttattttgcttacaatcgttagttgattagttaaagtttaatcaataaactttaaataatcaattacatacgcacaatcgaaaaagcttcaaaaagttttaaatcctcaattcacctctccccctcttgagtattttggatcaatagactcttcaaaggCCATATCTAAATTGGTATAGATAGAGACATACCCACCCTGGACGGATGGCATCGGCTTTttgacccggttcagggatggctatgtccaccccatcaccaagaccgAGCATACCCTTGATTAAGGGAATGTCGACAGGAGTCAGGGCAGGGTTGCATTCGTGGGGGTGAGTGAAAAGATTCCGGGAAGGGAAGACAGGGTCAGGAATACGGTCAGTTGGGGTGGAGGACGAAGAAGCTTGTCGAGTTTTTCCCATAATtggaaaggaaaagaaagaagaaaggagAAGAGGGAAGGAGTACCGGGTGAAGTGAACGGCGGTGGGAGCACAAGAAAACCGGCGGGGAAGACGAAAGAAAAAGGTAGGAATAAGAAGGGGGGTTTTTTGAGGGAAATGTTGAAGTGAATAAATGAAGTGAGGAGGgagttgagattataaaggaagagagagagaagGGCGCGAGAAATGAGGAGGTAGGCGGCGAGTAATGATGAGTGCGCAGGAAAGTGTGCGAAATGACGGCTCAGGGTTTTAAAAATTAactacgtaaattccttgttcgacacctcgaagcgtacCTCGCAAGGAATTGGGGGCAAAATGTTTGGgctaaaatttacataataagtAGAGCCCACTTAGTAAATAATTAAGGAAATGGGCCATGAAGGGAGGAACCATGAAAGGGGAGGCCGTGGGTGGAGGAAGGTCAGATGGGCCAGGAAGCGTGCAAGGGAAGACGAGGCCCACTGGGAAGAATGTCCGTGTTTAGGAAAGAgttcagggagaagtcagggagatcagggagaatggagGGAGATGACGTGtaatggaaagagttattatggaagttatattcctttccataaacgtGGTAGGATAcacctagggttcttaccctataaataacCAAGGAAGCCATCAAAGAAGGGCATTCAAGATCTCACACACACAGTACCTCGCGCTAGCTAACTTTACATTCCGTCTCAATTGTATTCATCCTCTCattcaaagctagtgcaatatttggcagggtaccgtccctcccgcggttgttcccacattgggttttccgcgtcacaaaatcttacgtgtcaatttatatttcgtgcttaatttccttatttaaatatcAAATACAAACGATCAATCaagcaaccaacgagtaagaccgcattgaacTAATACAGTCAACTTGataaaaatcacctaaacaacCATATATacataatatttttaaatgttttcCAATATAAATTTTATTCAAATATGTTCAAAACTTTTGGCCTAACATATTTAAATATTGAAAACAGGTTTTTAAAAATGTTGGCTAAACATTCACAATTTTTTTGAGAAATAACTTGTCTCTTAGTTTTTTCTTTTTTACTAATTTATCACTTAGGctctattcttttttttttttttttaccaatttgtttATTGGCCGCCAAATACAAAAGGGTATGCTTTTTGGTACTAAGCTGAAGAACATGCAATTTTTCTTGGATCGGAAATCTCTGTCAATTTCTCTGGTTGGTTTTTAGTTTTTACCATTAAACTGGTCAGCTTGCCGTAAAAAAACGTTCCAAATGAAGATGCTTGTTGGGTGTACATCGATTGCAATAGAGGCCATGGCCTGGAACCCGAATCATGCGTGTTGTTGCCATGGATATCACGGATTCACGGTGATATCTTCAATCGGTATCGCTAAGATTGTTCAATCTTTGTTTGATCTTGGTGTTAAAGCTACTCCCTTCTATCCAAACAAATGTTACATTTGACTTTATTACGCTTGTCGAGGCGTGTTTTATaatgtgaatatctttagttacttgatattcttatagtattcatgacgataaatcaaacaagatctcacatgactatgttttctcttatacatTACTAATAATACCAAAGATTCTTTACAATTATGAATAGTACCAAAAAATTAAATGTAACCTTTAATCTGAATGGGAGAGAGTATTAACTATTATGGCACTCTATCGCTTACCAGCTCTTAATAGCAATTTATGGCTATCTAACTCTTTACATTTTTAAGTCCCCCCCGGCCCAATGCTATCAATAGCCAATTTCATTCCAAATACACAACATATATGGGAGATAGATTAGGAGCAGTATCACTGATTGAGTATAAACTAGTATAAATCCCGCCCATGCATGTGCGGTATTTCTAGATCATTTAATTTGTAatatattatttatagatttgAATTGACACAATATTACTTTTTATATATTTTAATAAGGATataaaattgaaatggaaaactaattaaaagaaataataaGTAAAGTTgtaaaatgtgtattttaatgaaattttttatcacaaaacaaatgattttaatttataaattttctcagaTATTTTTAAAGATTTTTTCTGTCACATAATTAATAATGTCATTTCAtaatttttaagttttttttttttaatatgaatctaataatattaatttacaGTTTTTCATATAgaaatttttagatttataccagttttattttattttgataaaatgattataatttagttaaaaaaagttataataattaaaagaatataaaataattagataataatttcataaaaataaactcttgtttccttatttaaataGATTCCTTTTGTAGGGAAAACtattgagaatttttattctcttagtagtagggggatggtTATACTcgctcctattcattttaactcccccctttcccttttcatctattcatataactcttccccttttcttatttagtaaaattttatacttattttaatcaccttaccccacaacaataccccacaatactcatattttatcttattttaatcaccttatccCACAACAGTACTTATTTTAATTATCTTATCCCACAATAATACtttctctctccaattaccttataccactacaatactttacaataaaataatcctACCCTTAATTTGCATGCCTTTTTTAAAAGGGGAGAGTTAAaataaataggagggagtactataaTTAGTATGAATGTAACAAAATATTATCCAATTGACATCACAATCACTTTATTACAGATATAATATCGTACCATTATCATTCACCGGTAAATTCAGTACTATTGAATTGAATTTATTATTGTCCTACCACTTTGCTTCATTGGGACAACACTTCTATGCTGGTACCATGTAAATGATTCAAATTTACTACTCTCTTCGTGCGGTTAATTGttatcctttgattttggcacaaagactacTGAAAGAGGAATTGACGAATTATAAAATGACAAGTTGACCAAATtggttgtgaatgatcaaattgctcatcaaatacaatcttaaaatagaaaggacaacaattgactgagacacctcaaagtggaataggacaacaaatgaccgggacggaggaatTAGTAAAAATGTTACTAGTAATTCACTATGCATTATTGTGAATTGTCAAGGGTTTAATAAATCTAATAATTTGATCGGATGTCTCGAGTTCAAGATTTATTGTAAATTTAAATTCGAAAGAATTTGTCTTTATTTTCGTCATCCCAAACTTCAATCCAAACTAAATCAAATGTGGAACAAAAAGTATATCCTCTAAATGGCTAGCTAGTAAATTTTATCCATGTTCTTTTGATTTGTAAGCACATTTCCTTTTTCAAAAAATCGGCACGATAGAAAGGAAATTTAGATTAGTAAAAATGTACTTTGTGCAATAGTGCAATAGAGTTAACTGACACTTGGAACATTGTTACGGAATAATTGACAAGGACGGGTTTAATCTATTAGATGTTGTATACTTGTATACGGAATATATCGTAGATTTAAACTTAAAAGTAATTTTCTCAATGtcaaaaaaaaaagtgttttCCAACTGGCTAATTCAATGACTTGTAGTCTTCTACCCATGTTATTTTGATTTGTAAATACCTTTCGTTTTCATACGCACGCATTTGTTCATGTCCTTATATAAAAGGGACACCCAAGAGTATTAAAAAGAGTTCCTTTCTTGCATCCAACTAAAAACTCTCTACAAAACCCTTTAAATTGAAGGGGTCTTTATTTTCTTGTATCCCATATTGTAGAGAAGTAAGATGGGTATGGAGAATATTGAGCATCATGATGGTAATAGTGAAGTCCTTAAGTCACCCTTTAGTAGAATATACCTACTTCCACAAACAGAGCAAATAATCAACTGTGCAATGGGCCTTAAGAATCCCATTGACATTGATGCCCTAAAGAAAGCTTTCTCTAATTCCATCATGCTCAACCACCCTAGATTTTGCAGTCTCATGGTACAAGACCACAAAGGCGTCGACCGTTGGGAAACAACCAATGTCAACATCGACGACCATGTCATCATCCATCCTAACCAACCTACCAGCACTGAAAACCTCCCGGAAGGCGGGGATGAAGATCAGGAGACTGATCATATCAATGCTTACTTGGCCGACATTTCGGTGTCTACCCCATTAAGCAGAAACAAGCCCTTATGGGAGATACATGTATTAAGTGGCATGAAATGTGTGGTGCTAAGAGTTCATCATGCCTTAGGTGATGGTGCATCTTTGATGTCTATGCTTTCGGCATGTTTCGGGAAAAAGAGTTGTGATGATCATAAGAACAATGTGGGGAAAGATGGTCATGCAATTAGGAAGAAGAGGAGTTGGAAGGAGAAAAGTGTATGGGGTTTAATTAAGACATTATGGTATACAATAGTTTTTGGGTTGAGGTTATTAGGGAAAGTATTATGGGTGAAAGACACGGAAAGTGTGATTAGTGGTGGTAATGGAGTTGAACTTTGGCCAAGGCTGTTGGTTACTGCTAAGTTTAAGCTTGATGACTTCAAGTTTGTCAAAATGGCCATGCCTTCTGCTGTAAGTTAATATTCATGCATTTATAATTTTTTTCCCAATCTTTGATAACATTGATTTAATGCTTTCTTAATTACTGTACATG
The Silene latifolia isolate original U9 population chromosome 11, ASM4854445v1, whole genome shotgun sequence genome window above contains:
- the LOC141611594 gene encoding wax ester synthase/diacylglycerol acyltransferase 11-like isoform X1 yields the protein MGMENIEHHDGNSEVLKSPFSRIYLLPQTEQIINCAMGLKNPIDIDALKKAFSNSIMLNHPRFCSLMVQDHKGVDRWETTNVNIDDHVIIHPNQPTSTENLPEGGDEDQETDHINAYLADISVSTPLSRNKPLWEIHVLSGMKCVVLRVHHALGDGASLMSMLSACFGKKSCDDHKNNVGKDGHAIRKKRSWKEKSVWGLIKTLWYTIVFGLRLLGKVLWVKDTESVISGGNGVELWPRLLVTAKFKLDDFKFVKMAMPSATVNDVLLGLISSGLSKYMEIKSPKAMLQGLQVTGIVVVNLRKNSAFQGMTNVVGVSSSLRSSSWGNKTGLILQPVYCCNGIHPLEHVKIMKTIMDQKKQSFEAHLPYIFLKLFSYCFGPKVASWFSNKVLFNTSFLISNIMGPSDVLLIGDNPVTFLRVNISAQPHALTMHLVSYGGNADLQVMVARDIIHDPQFLANCIQESLTEMKNCITQENKQISIC
- the LOC141611594 gene encoding wax ester synthase/diacylglycerol acyltransferase 11-like isoform X2, with protein sequence MGMENIEHHDGNSEVLKSPFSRIYLLPQTEQIINCAMGLKNPIDIDALKKAFSNSIMLNHPRFCSLMVQDHKGVDRWETTNVNIDDHVIIHPNQPTSTENLPEGGDEDQETDHINAYLADISVSTPLSRNKPLWEIHVLSGMKCVVLRVHHALGDGASLMSMLSACFGKKSCDDHKNNVGKDGHAIRKKRSWKEKSVWGLIKTLWYTIVFGLRLLGKVLWVKDTESVISGGNGVELWPRLLVTAKFKLDDFKFVKMAMPSATVNDVLLGLISSGLSKYMEIKSPKAMLQGLQVTGIVVVNLRKNSAFQGMTNVVGVSSSLRSSSWGNKTGLILQPVYCCNGIHPLEHVKIMKTIMDQKKQSFEAHLPYIFLKLFSYCFGPKALTMHLVSYGGNADLQVMVARDIIHDPQFLANCIQESLTEMKNCITQENKQISIC
- the LOC141611594 gene encoding wax ester synthase/diacylglycerol acyltransferase 4-like isoform X3, with protein sequence MGMENIEHHDGNSEVLKSPFSRIYLLPQTEQIINCAMGLKNPIDIDALKKAFSNSIMLNHPRFCSLMVQDHKGVDRWETTNVNIDDHVIIHPNQPTSTENLPEGGDEDQETDHINAYLADISVSTPLSRNKPLWEIHVLSGMKCVVLRVHHALGDGASLMSMLSACFGKKSCDDHKNNVGKDGHAIRKKRSWKEKSVWGLIKTLWYTIVFGLRLLGKVLWVKDTESVISGGNGVELWPRLLVTAKFKLDDFKFVKMAMPSAGMTNVVGVSSSLRSSSWGNKTGLILQPVYCCNGIHPLEHVKIMKTIMDQKKQSFEAHLPYIFLKLFSYCFGPKVASWFSNKVLFNTSFLISNIMGPSDVLLIGDNPVTFLRVNISAQPHALTMHLVSYGGNADLQVMVARDIIHDPQFLANCIQESLTEMKNCITQENKQISIC